One stretch of Caldalkalibacillus uzonensis DNA includes these proteins:
- a CDS encoding dihydroorotate dehydrogenase electron transfer subunit, giving the protein MSETFTQPMMNRPGVPQVSLLTVTSNSPVARQVYRMTLKGDGVQAMVEPGQFVHIKCGSSASPLLRRPLSICDVDRKKRELTIIYRVEGEGTRYLSTLQSEDMVDVLGPLGNGFPLGNRDKADRVLIVGGGVGVPPLYYLSKCLSKRGARVTHILGFNSQEDSFLTDDFHQLGETYVTTMDGSLGHKGIVTDIMAHWPPESWQAVYACGPLPMLKAIEQHMAGAYQTEVYLSLERRMGCGIGACLACVCHTPDSAISYKKVCTDGPVFKLGEVIL; this is encoded by the coding sequence ATGTCTGAAACTTTTACTCAACCGATGATGAACCGGCCCGGGGTTCCACAAGTGTCCTTATTGACCGTGACCTCCAACAGCCCCGTTGCCCGGCAAGTGTATCGGATGACACTTAAGGGAGACGGAGTGCAAGCGATGGTTGAGCCCGGCCAATTTGTGCATATCAAATGCGGCTCATCTGCTTCCCCTCTCTTAAGACGGCCGCTCAGCATTTGTGATGTGGACAGGAAAAAAAGGGAACTGACGATTATTTACCGGGTGGAAGGAGAGGGAACCAGGTATTTGTCCACCTTGCAGTCGGAGGATATGGTTGATGTACTCGGCCCGTTGGGAAACGGATTTCCACTGGGCAACAGAGATAAAGCTGACCGGGTTCTGATTGTGGGCGGGGGTGTAGGAGTCCCTCCTCTCTACTACCTGTCAAAGTGTCTCTCTAAGCGAGGCGCCCGGGTCACTCATATCCTTGGTTTCAACAGTCAGGAGGACAGTTTTTTGACTGATGATTTTCATCAGCTGGGGGAGACCTATGTCACCACCATGGATGGTAGTTTGGGACACAAAGGGATCGTGACCGACATCATGGCGCACTGGCCACCAGAGAGTTGGCAGGCGGTCTATGCCTGCGGCCCGCTGCCCATGCTTAAGGCCATTGAACAGCATATGGCAGGCGCTTATCAAACAGAAGTGTATCTCTCCTTGGAAAGACGCATGGGCTGCGGGATAGGTGCTTGCCTGGCTTGTGTCTGTCACACGCCGGACTCGGCAATATCCTACAAAAAAGTGTGCACGGACGGCCCCGTGTTTAAGTTAGGAGAGGTGATTTTATGA